The following proteins come from a genomic window of Leucoraja erinacea ecotype New England chromosome 1, Leri_hhj_1, whole genome shotgun sequence:
- the LOC129701407 gene encoding exosome complex component RRP40-like, producing MARCAAVGDVVLAGDLLTFPAAHGAKVLCGPGLRRQGSGLGLAACKSGILRHKEPSVYWVDSQQKRYVPTKGEYVIGIVTTKSGDIFKVDVGGSEQASLSYLAFEGATKRNRPNVQVGDLVFAQFVVANKDMEPELVCIDSCGRSNGMGVIGPDGLLFKVSLNIARKLLSPNCEVIKNLGDLNPFEIVIGMNGRIWVKAKTIKHTLLVANVLESCENMTTEQRKRAFKKLSENVP from the exons ATGGCGCGCTGCGCGGCCGTGGGGGACGTGGTGTTGGCCGGAGACCTGCTGACTTTTCCGGCCGCACATGGGGCCAAGGTGCTGTGCGGACCCGGCCTGCGGCGGCAGGGCTCCGGCCTGGGACTGGCCGCTTGTAAATCGGGGATCCTCAGGCACAAGGAGCCCTCGGTCTACTGGGTGGATTCGCAGCAGAAGCGG TATGTACCGACTAAAGGTGAATATGTGATAGGAATTGTGACCACAAAATCTGGTGACATATTTAAAGTTGATGTTGGAGGAAGTGAACAAGCCTCATTATCTTATTTAGCATTTGAAGGAGCCACAAAGCGAAACCGACCAAATGTGCAA GTCGGAGATCTTGTCTTTGCACAGTTTGTTGTGGCCAATAAAGATATGGAACCTGAACTGGTTTGCATTGATAGCTGTGGACGATCGAATGGGATGGGAGTGATTGGACCTGATGGATTATTATTTAAGGTTTCACTGAATATTGCACGCAA GTTACTTTCTCCGAACTGTGAAGTCATCAAGAATCTTGGGGATTTGAACCCCTTTGAGATAGTGATTGGAATGAATGGACGGATATGGGTAAAAGCCAAAACAATTAAACATACATTACTTGTAGCCAATGTATTAGAAAGCTGTGAAAACATGACCACAGAACAAAGGAAACGTGCCTTCAAAAAATTGTCTGAGAATGTGCCGTGA